CGAGGACGGCCCCCGTATCCTCACCGTCCGGCCGGAGTGACGCGAGCGGTCGTACTCCGCGGCGTCATACGTCGACGAGGAGCGTGACCGGTCCGTCGTTGACGAGGCTCACCTCCATGTGGGCCCCGAACTTCCCGGTCTCCACCGTCGCGCCGAGATCTCGTAGAGCGTTCGCGAACGCATCGACGAGAGGTTCGGCGATCGGGCGGGGAGCGGCGGCCGACCACGACGGACGCCTGCTCTTCCTCGTGTCGGCCATGAGCGTGAACTGGCTGACCACCAGGATCGGGGCGTCGACGTCGGAGGCGGATCGCTCGTCCTCGAGGATGCGCATCGTCCACACCTTCCGGGCGAGCGTCGCGGCCTTGGTCTCGTCGTCGTCGTGCGTGACGCCGACCAGCACGAGCAGACCGTGACCGTCTTCGGCCGGCGTGATGCGGGCCACCTCGGCTCCGTCGACCGCCACCGCCGCCGTGGTCACCCGCTGGATCAACGCCCGCACGTGCGGTCCTCCTCCTGGTCGTGGGCACGAGTGTGCCGGAGCTCATTTGTCCTGGACGGTCAACTTCCCGTACCATTGATCGGTGGTGCGCGCTGCGCTCCGATCGGTCCCGTGTCGAATTCCTTCGAATCTCGGTTCGTGTCCGGTCCCGGAGTTGCCGAGCGTCACGGTAACGGATGCCGATGCAACCACAACGCCGAACAACGGATCGCGGAGGATATGGCTAAGAAAGACGGGGCAATCGAGGTCGAGGGCCGGGTAATCGAACCGCTGCCCAATGCGATGTTCCGCATCGAGCTGGAGAACGGGCACAAGGTTCTCGCCCACATCAGCGGAAAGATGCGTCAGCACTACATTCGTATCCTTCCCGAGGACCGCGTTGTCGTGGAGCTTTCTCCCTACGACCTCACGCGTGGACGCATCGTCTACCGCTACAAGTAACGAAGCTTCCCCGGCCACACGGTCGGGGAGAATCATGTCGCCGGGCCGGCTCTGCCGTGTCCGGCGGCGCACATACAGGAGATCGGACTTACGTGAAGGTTCAGCCTAGCGTCAAGAAGATCTGCGAGAAGTGCAAGGTGATCCGCCGTAACGGTCGGGTCATGGTGATCTGCGAGAACCTGCGTCACAAGCAGCGTCAGGGCTAGATCCACCTTCGTCTCGAAGATCTGCTTGGCAACAAGCACGAAGACCTTCCAGCACCAGTCGCGTGGTTACGATCCTCGATCCGTCGAGGAGCTGCGCGATCAACCCCCGGTACGGAGGCCGGGGCCCCACTGTGTTTTTGAATCACACAGTTCTTCGACGCAGGGGACGGGCTGGGAGCAGACCTCCGCACACCGAATAGGAATGCCACATGGCACGTCTCGCAGGTGTCGATCTTCCCCGCGAAAAGCGGATGGAGATCGCACTCACGTACATCTACGGCATCGGCCGTACCCGCTCCCAGGAGATCCTCGAGGCCACGGGTGTCAACCCGGACCTGCGCAGCAAGGATCTGACGGACGAGGACCTCGCCAAGCTCCGCGAGTACATCGAGGAGAGCTACAAGGTCGAGGGTGACCTCCGTCGCGAGGTTCAGGCGGACATCCGCCGCAAGATCGAGATCGGCTGCTACCAGGGCCTGCGACACCGTCGTGGTCTGCCCGTGCGTGGACAGCGCACCAAGACCAACGCCCGCACCCGCAAGGGTCCGAAGCGCACCGTCGCAGGAAAGAAGAAGTAATGCCTCCCAAGTCACGCAGCACCGGTCCGAAGAAGACCCAGAAGGCACGGCGCAGGGACAAGAAGAACGTTCCGCACGGTGCCGCTCACATCAAGAGCACGTTCAACAACACCATCGTGTCCATCACGGACCCGCAGGGCAACGTGATCTCCTGGGCGTCCTCCGGCCACGTCGGCTTCAAGGGTTCGCGCAAGTCGACCCCGTTCGCCGCACAGCTCGCCGCCGAGAACGCCGCCCGCAAGGCGCAGGAACACGGTGTCAAGAAGGTCGACGTCTTCGTCAAGGGCCCGGGCTCGGGCCGCGAGACGGCGATCCGTTCCCTCCAGGCCGCAGGCCTCGAGGTCGGCACCATCTCCGATGTCACCCCGCAGCCCCACAACGGTTGCCGTCCGCCCAAGCGGCGTCGCGTCTAACGGGAAAGGAAGGTAAAGAAAAATGGCTCGTTATACCGGTCCCGTTACTCGTAAGTCGCGTCGTCTCCGTGTCGACCTGGTCGGAGGCGATCAGGCCTTCGAGCGTCGCCCCTACCCGCCCGGCCAGCACGGCCGCGCGCGGATCAAGGAGAGCGAGTACCTGCTCCAGCTGCAGGAGAAGCAGAAGGCCCGCTTCTCGTACGGCGTCATGGAGAAGCAGTTCCGTCGCTACTACGAAGAGGCCGCAAGCCGCCCCGGCAAGACCGGTGAGGTTCTGCTGGTCATCCTCGAGTCGCGCCTGGACAACGTCGTCTACCGTGCCGGCCTCGCCCGCACGCGTCGTCAGGCCCGCCAGCTGGTGAGCCACGGCCACTTCCTGGTCAACGGCAAGAAGGTCGACATCCCCAGCTACCGCGTCTCGCAGTACGACATCATCGATGTCCGCGAGAAGTCGCTGAGCACGCTGCCCTTCCAGGTCGCCCGCGAGACCCAGGGCGAGCGCCCGGTTCCGGGTTGGCTGCAGGTCGTCGGCCCGCGTCTGCGAGTGCTGGTCCACCAGCTCCCCGAGCGCGCGCAGATCGACATCCCGCTGCAGGAACAGCTGATCGTCGAGTACTACTCGAAGTAAGACACCTCGGTGTCGTGGTGTCCTCCGGTCCGTCCGGGCGGGAGGACACCGCTCCATTCCACTAGGGCGTCATATGGCGGACGCCCACAAGGAGGCAACAGATGCTCATCTCTCAGCGACCCGCACTGACCGAAGAGGTCATCGCTGAAAACCGCTCGAAGTTCGTCATCGAGCCGCTCGAGCCTGGCTTCGGGTACACCCTCGGCAACTCGCTTCGTCGCACCCTGCTCTCGTCGATCCCGGGCGCCGCTGTCACCAGCATCCGCATCGACGGCGTTCTCCACGAGTTCACCACCGTTCCCGGGGTGAAGGAGGATGTCACCGACATCATCCTGAACCTCAAGGGTCTCGTGGTGAGCTCCGAAGAGGACGAGCCGGTCACCATGTACGTCCGCAAGCAGGGGCCGGGCACCGTCACGGCCGGCGACATCGTGCCCCCGGCCGGTGTCACCATCCACAACCCGGATCTGCACATCGCCACCCTGAACGACAAGGGCAAGCTGGAGATCGAGCTCGTCGTCGAGCGCGGTCGCGGCTACGTTCCTGCCGTGCAGAACAAGGCGTCCGGCGCCGAGATCGGCCGTATCCCGGTCGACTCGATCTACTCGCCGGTGCTCAAGGTGACGTACAAGGTGGAAGCGACCCGCGTCGAGCAGCGCACCGACTTCGATCGGCTCATTCTCGACGTGGAGACCAAGAACTCGATCAGCGCGCGGGACGCGCTCGCCTCGGCGGGCAAGACCCTCGTGGAGCTCTTCGGTCTGGCTCGTGAGCTGAACGTCGAAGCAGAAGGCATCGAGATCGGTCCCTCGCCCGCCGAGGCCGACCACATCGCCTCCTTCGGACTTCCGATCGAGGACCTCGACCTCACGGTCCGGTCCTACAACTGCCTCAAGCGCGAAGGTGTCCACACCGTCGGCGAGCTCGTGGCACGGACGGAATCCGACCTGCTCGACATCCGCAACTTCGGCCAGAAGTCCATCGACGAGGTCAAGGTCAAGCTGCACTCGCTCGGCCTGTCCCTCAAGGACAGCCCGGCATCGTTCGACCCCAGCACTGTCGCCGGCTACGACGCCGCGACCGGTACCTGGAGCGATACCGAGGCCGGCTCCTTCGGTGACAACGACGGCAACGAGGACTACGCCGAGACCGAGCAGCTGTAGCAGCTCACGGTCCGTTACTAGGAGAAAATCATGCCCAAGCCCAAGAAGGGCGCCCGCTTCGGCGGATCGGCCTCGCATCAGAAGGCGCTCATGGCCAACCTGGCCACCGCGCTCTTCGAGCACGGCCGCATCACCACCACCGAGGCCAAGGCCAAGGCCCTGCGCCCGTACGCCGAGAAGCTCGTCACGCACGCCAAGGCCGGCACGCTGGCCTCGCGTCGTGAGGTGCTGAAGGTCATCCGCAACAAGGACGTCGTCCACTCGCTGTTCGCGGAGATCGGTCCCTCCTTCGAGGACCGCAACGGCGGTTACACCCGCATCATCAAGACGATGCCGCGCAAGGGCGACAACGCCCCCATGGCCATCATCGAGCTGGTGCGCGAGAAGACCGTCACCTCCGAGGCCGACCGCGCTCGCCGCGTCGCCGCCTCGCAGGCACCCGCCGAGGACAACGCGGTCCAGGCCGTCGAGGCCGAGGCCACCGACGCCGAGGTCGCGAACGCCGACGCCGTCGTCGAGGGTGTCGAGGACACCAACGCCACGGCTGCCGACGCACCCGAGGCGGACGAGGCCAAGAAGGACTAATCCACTTGGTTTCGGCATCTGCTGAAGCTCACGAGCCCGCCGACCCTTCCGAGGGCGGCGGGCTCGTGGCTTCTCACGAGACAACCCGTCTGCGACTCGACATCGCGTACGACGGCACCGACTTCTCCGGCTGGGCACGGCAGCCCGGACGTCGCACGGTGTGCGGGGAGATCGAGGAAAAGCTCTCCGCGATCGTCCGCACCCCCGTGCTGCTCACCGTCGCCGGTCGCACCGACGCCGGCGTGCACGCTTCCGGGCAGGTCGCCCACGTCGACGTCCCCACCGCGGTGCTGCCCGACGATCCGTCGCGCTGGGTCCGCCGTCTCGCACGGTTCCTGCCCCGCGACGTGCGGGTCACCGGGATCTCCGTCGCCCCCGAACATTTCGACGCGCGTTTCTCGGCGATCCGGCGCCACTACGAATACCGCCTCACCACAGCGGTGTACGGCGCCGAGCCGCTGCGTGCCCGCGACACCGTCGCGTGGCCGAAGGCCGTCGATCTCGATGCGATGCAACGCGCGTCGCAGTCGCTGCTCGGCCTGCACGACTTCGCCGCCTTCTGCAAGCGGCGGGAGGGTGCGACGACCGTACGTGAACTGCAGCGATACGACTGGACCCGCGAAGGTGACATCCTCACCGCCTATGTCAGCGCCGACGCCTTCTGCTGGTCGATGGTGCGCAGCCTCGTCGGCGCGGCCCTGGCCGTGGGGGAGGGGCGTCGCAGCGTCGAGTGGATGACGGCCCTGCTCGACGAACGCGAACGTGCGGCGTCCGTCGCGGTGGCACCGGCCCACGGCCTGTCACTGGTTCGCGTCGACTACCCTGCTGACGAGGAACTCGCCGCGCGCAACGCTGCGACGCGGGAGATGCGCGGGCCCATCACGCCCGGCTGTTGCGGATGAAGGGAACGAATGTGCGCGCACGACGGTTTGCGTTGATGGGGACGATCGGGGCGCTCGCCGTCTCGTCGCTGGTCCTGTCCGGTGCCGCGGTCGCCCACGCCGAGGATCTCCCGGCCGCCGCGACCGGCGAGACTCGGTCGCAGAGCGCGACTGTCGAACGCATCGAGAAGCACACCGACCGCGATTGGTCGCTGTTCGTGTACTCGCCGTCGATGGAACGCACCATCGAGCTGCAGGTGCTGCGACCGGCCGACACGAGCGCGCCGCGACCGGTCTTCTACCTGCTCAACGGTGCCGGCGGGGGACTGGACCGGGCGACCTGGCGCGAGCAGACCGACATCGTGGAGTTCTTCGGCGACAAGAACGTCAACGTCGTCACTCCGGTCGGTGGCGCGTTCAGCTACTACACCGACTGGCTCGAGGACGATCCCGTTCTCGGACGCAACAAGTGGACGACCTTCCTCACCGAGGAGATCCCGTCGGTGGTCGACGAGACGCTCGGCGCGAGCGGCCGCAACGCGATCGCCGGTGTGTCGATGTCGGCGACGTCGGCGCTGGCGCTCGCCCAGCAGGCGCCCGATCTCTACCAGGCGGTGGGTTCGTACAGCGGATGCGCCGAGACCGCCTCGGAGATCGGTTCGCGCTATGCGGAGATCGTCGTCGCGTTCGGCGGGGGCGAGGTCGAGAACATGTGGGGACCGGTCGCCGGTGAGCACTGGACGGAACAGGACGTCGTGCTCAACGCCGAGAAGCTGCGCGGCAAGGCCGTGTACGTCTCCACGAGCAGCGGTGTCCCGGGCCCGTACGAATTGAAGGCATGGGAGCAGGACGGTGTCGCCGTCCTTCCCGATGTGGCTCTGCTCGGGATCATCGAGGCCGGCGTGAACGATTGCACGACGCGACTGCGCGGTGCGCTGGACGCAGCCGGGGTCGAGGCGACCTACTCGGTCCGGCCCGACGGTACCCACACCTGGGGCTACTGGCAGGAGGCCCTGCACGAGTCGTGGCCCGTGCTCGGCGAGGCCATCGGCGCCTGAGCCGAGAGCGCTGCGCTCGATAAGACACCCGGGGGGTGAGGTCCGCGACCTCACCCCCTCGGGCGTTCTCACATGTTCGTCGGATCAGCCAGTCCAGGAACTCGAGGACGTTGCTGATGAGCGCATCGAGCGAACCGGGAAGCGGCCGAGCGCCTCGGCGATCATGCGGTGGCCCTCGGCCTCGTAGCAGTCGTCGCCCACATGGAAGGCCCACACCGCGACCGCGACCGCCGCGCGGACACGTCGGCGGAACCAGGCGTCCTCCTCACGGGGATCCTCGCCGTAGCCACGCAGGAAGGCCTGCTCGGCACCGGGGACCCGGAGGAACTCGCGTACCGCGAGCCGCTCGAAGTCCTCACCCGCCGGGCGCATCGCGGCACGCCCGAAGTCGATCACCTTCACCACACCGATGTCGTCGGCGAGCCAGTTGCGGCTCTGCCAGTCGCCGTGGGTGGGCACCAGGGTGGCCGTCGGTGTCGGCCATCCCTCGACCATCGAGCGCAATCGGCCGGCGACGTCGGGACCGATACGGTGCGGCGCCGCGAGCCACCGCAGCGTCTTCGTGTTCGCCGATCGCTCGTACCCCTCGTCCACCACATGCTCCTGGCGATGGAACTGGGCGAGCAGCGCGCCGGCCTGTTCGTAGACGTCGAGACGGGACGACGCGGCGGTGCCCAGGACGAGCCGTCCCGGAAGGTATTCCGTCACGACGAGTTTCGTCGCGCGGTCGGCGAACACCATGCGGGCGGCCCGACCGCACCGTACCCACGGAGCGGTCCACCGCTCGTGCGCGCTGATCTCGCGGCTGATGTGCCGATCCGGAGTTCCGCCCGCCTTCACGACCAGCAGCCCGTCGTCGGTGTCGACCTCGAGGACAGTGGTCGACACCAGTCCCCAACTCATGTCGGAGACCACGACGATGCGGCCGAACCGCTGCGTCAGCAGGTGGCGTTGCTGTGGAGTGAGCCGCTCCAGGGCGTCCGGCATGAAGGCACTCTAGCGATCTTTCGCCGCGAAAACCCCTGTCGCTTCCGGCTTGTGATCGTTCACCCCGCGAGGGACCGCGCGATCACGAGTCGCTGAATCTGATTGGTGCCCTCGAAGATCTGCGTGATCTTCGCGTCGCGCATGAAGCGCTCGACCGGGAAGTCGCGGGTGTAGCCGTATCCACCGAGGACCTGCACAGCGTCGGTCGTGACCTTCATGGCGGCATCCGTCGCGACGAGCTTGGCCACCGACGCCTGCCGCGAGTAGGGCAGGCCGGCGTCCTTGCGCCGGGCAGCGTCGAGATAGGTGGCGCGGGCCGAGTCGACGGCGGCGGCCATGTCGGCGAGAACGAAGCCGAGGCCTTGGTGGTCAATGATGCGCTTGCCGAAGGCCTGCCGTTCCTTGGCGTAGGCCGTCGCCTCGTCGAGGGCGGCCTGGGCCAGACCCGTCGCGACGGCGGCGATCCCCAGGCGTCCGGAATCCAGTGCGCTGAACGCGATCGGCAGTCCCTGTCCCTCGGCGCCGATCCGGCGCTCGGCCGGGACGAAGGCGTCGTCGTAGTGGGCGGAGGTGGTGGGGATGGCGTGCAGGCCCATCTTCTCCTCGGGCTTGCCGAAGGACAGGCCCTCGGTGCCGGCGGGCACGAGGAAGCACGAGATGCCCTTGCTGCCGGTGTCGGCTGTGCGGGCGAACAGGGTGTAGAAGTCGGCCTTGCCGCCGTTGGTGATCCACGCCTTCGAGCCGGTGATGCGGTAGCCGCCGTCGACGGGTTTCGCACGGCACGCGAGGGCCGCGGCGTCGGATCCGGCCTGCGGCTCGGAGAGGCTGTACGCGCCGATGGTGTTGCCGCCCAGCATCTCCGGGAGCCACTTGTTCTTCTGCTCGTCGGTGCCGTGGGTGGCGAGCGCGAAGCACGACAGTCCGTGCACGCTCACCGCAACCGCCACGGCAGCCCAGCGGGCGCCGAGTTCCTCGAGGACCTGCAGGTAGACCTCGTAGGGTTGGTCGCCGCCGCCGAACTCCTCGGGGTACGGCAGGCTCAGCAGCCCTGCGGCGCCGAGTGCGGGGAAGACGCCCTCGGGGAAGGTCTCCTTGCGCTCGTGCTCGTCGACGCGCGGGGCGAGCACCTTGTCGGCGACGTCGCGGGTGAGGTCGATCAGGTCGTAGGCCTCGCGGGTGGGAAGCAGACGCTCGACGGGCACGGTGGTTCCTCCTGGAAGACTGGGGACCAAAAATAGTACTGAGGACGATACTGCAGTACTGTTCTCGGTATGGCAAGAGTCGGTAGCCGGCGGCCCACCGCCCGGCAGGCGCAACTGTTCGACGATCTGGTCGCGTTGTTCCTGGCAGAAGGCTTCGCGCACCTGACCCTCGACGACATCGCCGCGCGTCTGCGCTGCTCGAAATCGACGCTCTACGCACTCGCGGAGAACAAGGACCGGCTCGTCTACGCGGCGACCGTCCACTTCTTCAAGGGTGCCGCCGACCGGGTGGAGGCCGACGTCGCGCGGGCCGCGGACGCCCAGGCTCGCATCGGCGCCTATCTCGAGGCCGTGGGGCGCGAACTCGAACCCGCCTCCACGCGGTTCATGGAGGACATCGCCCACACGCCGGTCGCGCGCGAGGTCTACGAACGCAACACCCGGTTCGCCGCCGACCGCGTCCGCCAGCTCATCTCCGAGGGAGTTGCGGCCGGCGAACTGCGCGACGTCCACGCGGCCTTCGTCGCTGACGTCGTCGCCTCGGTCATGGTCCGCATCCAGCAACGACAGGTGGCCGAGGCGACCGGTCTCGAGGACGCACGTGCCTACCGGGAACTCGCCGCACTGCTCGCGCACGGGCTCTCGACCGCACCGCACCTACGATCGACCCTATGACCACGGCTGCACCGAACGATCCGATCCGCCTCGAGGTCGTCGTCGCGAGTGTCCGCGCCGGTCGCATCGCGCCGGTCGTCGCAGACTGGTTCGCGGCCACCGCACGGCGTCGGCCCGAGTTCGACGTCGGCGTTCTCGATCTCGCCGAGACTCCGCTCCCGCACGACCTCTCGGGCGGTCCCGACGCCGACGCCTTCACCGGTCGCATCGGTGCTGCGGACGCCTTCGTGGTGGTGACCTCCGAGTACAACCACGGCTATCCCGCCGCGCTGAAGACGGCCATCGACACCGTCAAGCACGAATGGCGCACCAAGTCGGTCGGATTCGTCTCCTACGGTGGCCTGTCCGGCGGATTGCGCGCGGTCGAGCAGTTGCGGCAGGTCGTCGTCGAGGTCCACATGGTGCCGGTGCGGCAGTCGGTGAGCTTCCACCGCGTCAAGCACGCCTTCGCGGCCGACGGCACCACCACGGACGAGGCCGCGATCGACGGCGCGGAACGCATGCTCGACCAGATCGCCTGGTGGGCCCGCACCGTCCGCGCCGGAACCGCCCTCGACCGCTATCCCGGCTGAGGCGCCGGATCCGGCATGCGCGACCGGCCGAGATGGGTGCTCTCCGCCGCGATCGTCACGAGGGTGAGAGGCGTGCGTTCGCCGCCTACCGTGAGCACCACACGGCCCCCGGCCGCTCCGGGTTGGAGCAACGACACCGTGGGGCGCTCGCGCGGCCATCCGTCCGGGTGGATGTGCACGTGGATCGCGGTCGCGTGCGGCATGGACGAGGTGGGCGGGACGCCGTCGTAGACGACCGTGTCGAAATCGTGGTCGCCCGCGTACTCGCCCGCCAGACGCAGCCGGTCGGGTCCGGCCGCGGATCCGACCAGGCCGCGCCACGCACCGGACCGGTCGGTGTGGACGACGATCCGCGCCCCCACCGCGACGGCGCGGAAGACCACCTGCTGGGCGAGATACAACTCGCCCGCGATGTGGACCGAGCGGACTCCGGGACCGGTGAGACGCGCGGTGACGGCGCGACCGGCGTCGTCCGATCCGATGAGCTGCCCACACCCACCGGCCGGAAGAGCGAGGGCGTCGAGTTCCCCGCTACGCGATTCGCGCAAGGGAACCCGGTCTTCCAGTTGCGGAACCCCGAGGGGCAATGCCGCTGTGAGGAGTTCGGCGTGACGTCCGTACGCCGGGAACAGTCCGGCCACCGAGGGGACGTCCGCCTCGCGCGTGGTGAACCGTGCCAGCGCCCCGACCCGAACCGACCCGTCATCACCCGGTCGCAACCGGAGGACCAGTGTCGACGCCAAAGTTGGATGCGACCAGATCGCCGCCGTGTGGCGGCGGTCGATCCGACGTGGGTCGAAGGCGCCGCCCGAGTCGAACGCGGAGGCCAGGGCGACGTGCCGGCGCGTCGGGGCCCACTCCGTCGCCGGGACCCCGTGGGAGATGCGCAGCGCGGCCTGTTCGATCTCGCTCGCGGTGAGCAGTCGCGCACCGTACCCGGCGTCGCCGAGCGCGCGGATCACGCGCCGCGCCGCCGCGACGACGGTCCGGGCGGCACCCTCGGAGCCTCCGCCCCGACGGGCGGCAGCGGCCGCGCAGGACGTGACGTCGAGTCGGAGCACCACCCGCACCGTGCGTTCGGCCGCGGCGGGAAGCGGGCCCAGCAACTGTGCGTAGGCCTGCCCCGCGGGGGTCGAGTCGCGAACCCGGCGCCCCTGCACCACGACATCGATCCCGTCCAGGACGACGTCGTGCCGGTACAGGCAGGCGGCGATCGCGTCGAGGGGGAGCGTTCGCCCCGTCTCCTCGCTGTCGCGCCCGAGTCGGGTGATCGCACCGGCCGGTGAGAACGGTTCGAGAACCACGGTCGCGTACGGGCCGTCCCATAGCACCCCCACCGGGACTGCCGACCCGACGTGGAAGTCGCGGAGGACACCCGAGACGGAGACGTCGTCCGGGCGTCGGCGCAGAACGGTCGCGATCCATTCGGCTGTGCCGCGTCCGCCGATCCGCACGAGGCACAGCGCGGCCGGTGGCACGGCGATCGCGCAGGCCACCCACACGGACGCCCCCGACACCACCGCCAGCGTCCATACGAGGGCGGCGACGCACTGGGCACCCACGAGCCGCACGGCGACACGGCTTCTCGCATCACCTGCTGCTGTGCTGATCCGTGCACCGGTGGGCGCTGTGCTGACCCGTGCACCGGTGGGCGCTGTGCTGACCCGTGCACCGGTGGGCGCTGTGCTGACCCGTGAATCCCCCGACTCGAAGACGGTTCGTTGCATCGATCCCCCCCGAACGACGGCCGGCAATGATTCCGGCGCGGTGCCGACCTTCCCCCTGACCGCGCGGAGCGCCTGTGGTGGACGCCCGACTGGACTGTACTGTGTTGCGCCAGAGAGCGTGCCGTACGGGGGGAGATCGATGGCAGCGCAACCGACCACGCGATGGCAGGTCAGTGGATACCGTTTCCTGGCACGACGCATGGATCATGCGTTGGTGCGGGGCGACGTACGAATGATCCACGATCCCATGCGTTCCCAGTTCCGGGCGTTCGTCGTCGGAGTCGTCGTCGCGTGTGTCGTGCTGGGAGGCTGTGCCGCCCTTGCCCTGTTCCGCCCCCAGGACCGGATCGGTGATGCTTCCGTCGTCGTCGGACGCGACTCCGGTGCGCTCTACGTCGCGATCGGCACGACCTTCCATCCCGTCCTGAATCTCGCGTCGGCCCGGCTGATCCTCGGATCGCCCACCGAACCGGCGGTCGTAGCCGACGAGGAACTGACGACACGACCACGCGGACCGCTGGTGGGGATCCCGGGTGCGCCGTCCTCCCTGGTCCATGATGCAGAGGAGGTGCCGTGGACGGTGTGCGACGTCGCCGACCCGAACGGTCTGCAGTCCTCGACCACCGCCGTGCTCGCCGGCACACCCGACCACCGGGCAGGCTCGGTGCTCGCCGACGACGAAGCGCTCCTCGTGGCCGCGGACGGCAGATACCACTTGCTCTACGAGGGCAGACGCGCCGAAATCGACCCGAACGACCGGTCGCTCGTGCGCCTGCTGGGCATCGACGTCTCCCGTGCGCGCCCCGCGAGTCCCGGACTGCTCGCCGCCGTGCCGGAATCGCCGAAGCTGGCGGCACCCCACATCACCGGCGCCGGAGGTGTCCCGGGCATGTCGATCCCGGGTGTGCGAGTCGGGTCGGTCGTCGCGGTGTCCGAACCGGACGGGCAGAGTTTCCACGTAGTGCTCGAGAACGGTGTGCAGGAGGTCTCGCGGGCCACCGCACATCTCATCCACTTCTCGGATTCGCAAGGAGCACCCGAGATTCCGGTGATTCCACCCGACGTCCTCGCAGCCGCGCCGGTCGTGCAC
This window of the Rhodococcus pyridinivorans genome carries:
- the dtd gene encoding D-aminoacyl-tRNA deacylase gives rise to the protein MRALIQRVTTAAVAVDGAEVARITPAEDGHGLLVLVGVTHDDDETKAATLARKVWTMRILEDERSASDVDAPILVVSQFTLMADTRKSRRPSWSAAAPRPIAEPLVDAFANALRDLGATVETGKFGAHMEVSLVNDGPVTLLVDV
- the infA gene encoding translation initiation factor IF-1 produces the protein MAKKDGAIEVEGRVIEPLPNAMFRIELENGHKVLAHISGKMRQHYIRILPEDRVVVELSPYDLTRGRIVYRYK
- the rpmJ gene encoding 50S ribosomal protein L36, whose amino-acid sequence is MKVQPSVKKICEKCKVIRRNGRVMVICENLRHKQRQG
- the rpsM gene encoding 30S ribosomal protein S13, producing MARLAGVDLPREKRMEIALTYIYGIGRTRSQEILEATGVNPDLRSKDLTDEDLAKLREYIEESYKVEGDLRREVQADIRRKIEIGCYQGLRHRRGLPVRGQRTKTNARTRKGPKRTVAGKKK
- the rpsK gene encoding 30S ribosomal protein S11, producing the protein MPPKSRSTGPKKTQKARRRDKKNVPHGAAHIKSTFNNTIVSITDPQGNVISWASSGHVGFKGSRKSTPFAAQLAAENAARKAQEHGVKKVDVFVKGPGSGRETAIRSLQAAGLEVGTISDVTPQPHNGCRPPKRRRV
- the rpsD gene encoding 30S ribosomal protein S4, whose product is MARYTGPVTRKSRRLRVDLVGGDQAFERRPYPPGQHGRARIKESEYLLQLQEKQKARFSYGVMEKQFRRYYEEAASRPGKTGEVLLVILESRLDNVVYRAGLARTRRQARQLVSHGHFLVNGKKVDIPSYRVSQYDIIDVREKSLSTLPFQVARETQGERPVPGWLQVVGPRLRVLVHQLPERAQIDIPLQEQLIVEYYSK
- a CDS encoding DNA-directed RNA polymerase subunit alpha, yielding MLISQRPALTEEVIAENRSKFVIEPLEPGFGYTLGNSLRRTLLSSIPGAAVTSIRIDGVLHEFTTVPGVKEDVTDIILNLKGLVVSSEEDEPVTMYVRKQGPGTVTAGDIVPPAGVTIHNPDLHIATLNDKGKLEIELVVERGRGYVPAVQNKASGAEIGRIPVDSIYSPVLKVTYKVEATRVEQRTDFDRLILDVETKNSISARDALASAGKTLVELFGLARELNVEAEGIEIGPSPAEADHIASFGLPIEDLDLTVRSYNCLKREGVHTVGELVARTESDLLDIRNFGQKSIDEVKVKLHSLGLSLKDSPASFDPSTVAGYDAATGTWSDTEAGSFGDNDGNEDYAETEQL
- the rplQ gene encoding 50S ribosomal protein L17 — encoded protein: MPKPKKGARFGGSASHQKALMANLATALFEHGRITTTEAKAKALRPYAEKLVTHAKAGTLASRREVLKVIRNKDVVHSLFAEIGPSFEDRNGGYTRIIKTMPRKGDNAPMAIIELVREKTVTSEADRARRVAASQAPAEDNAVQAVEAEATDAEVANADAVVEGVEDTNATAADAPEADEAKKD
- the truA gene encoding tRNA pseudouridine(38-40) synthase TruA; this translates as MASHETTRLRLDIAYDGTDFSGWARQPGRRTVCGEIEEKLSAIVRTPVLLTVAGRTDAGVHASGQVAHVDVPTAVLPDDPSRWVRRLARFLPRDVRVTGISVAPEHFDARFSAIRRHYEYRLTTAVYGAEPLRARDTVAWPKAVDLDAMQRASQSLLGLHDFAAFCKRREGATTVRELQRYDWTREGDILTAYVSADAFCWSMVRSLVGAALAVGEGRRSVEWMTALLDERERAASVAVAPAHGLSLVRVDYPADEELAARNAATREMRGPITPGCCG
- a CDS encoding alpha/beta hydrolase, giving the protein MGTIGALAVSSLVLSGAAVAHAEDLPAAATGETRSQSATVERIEKHTDRDWSLFVYSPSMERTIELQVLRPADTSAPRPVFYLLNGAGGGLDRATWREQTDIVEFFGDKNVNVVTPVGGAFSYYTDWLEDDPVLGRNKWTTFLTEEIPSVVDETLGASGRNAIAGVSMSATSALALAQQAPDLYQAVGSYSGCAETASEIGSRYAEIVVAFGGGEVENMWGPVAGEHWTEQDVVLNAEKLRGKAVYVSTSSGVPGPYELKAWEQDGVAVLPDVALLGIIEAGVNDCTTRLRGALDAAGVEATYSVRPDGTHTWGYWQEALHESWPVLGEAIGA
- a CDS encoding phosphotransferase family protein, producing the protein MPDALERLTPQQRHLLTQRFGRIVVVSDMSWGLVSTTVLEVDTDDGLLVVKAGGTPDRHISREISAHERWTAPWVRCGRAARMVFADRATKLVVTEYLPGRLVLGTAASSRLDVYEQAGALLAQFHRQEHVVDEGYERSANTKTLRWLAAPHRIGPDVAGRLRSMVEGWPTPTATLVPTHGDWQSRNWLADDIGVVKVIDFGRAAMRPAGEDFERLAVREFLRVPGAEQAFLRGYGEDPREEDAWFRRRVRAAVAVAVWAFHVGDDCYEAEGHRMIAEALGRFPVRSMRSSATSSSSWTG
- a CDS encoding acyl-CoA dehydrogenase family protein, coding for MPVERLLPTREAYDLIDLTRDVADKVLAPRVDEHERKETFPEGVFPALGAAGLLSLPYPEEFGGGDQPYEVYLQVLEELGARWAAVAVAVSVHGLSCFALATHGTDEQKNKWLPEMLGGNTIGAYSLSEPQAGSDAAALACRAKPVDGGYRITGSKAWITNGGKADFYTLFARTADTGSKGISCFLVPAGTEGLSFGKPEEKMGLHAIPTTSAHYDDAFVPAERRIGAEGQGLPIAFSALDSGRLGIAAVATGLAQAALDEATAYAKERQAFGKRIIDHQGLGFVLADMAAAVDSARATYLDAARRKDAGLPYSRQASVAKLVATDAAMKVTTDAVQVLGGYGYTRDFPVERFMRDAKITQIFEGTNQIQRLVIARSLAG